TGAGCAGTCGAGCGGGTTTCATTCTACGATCTGAATGCCATTAGACCATCTTTGTCAGTCTGCTTACGAGAGCTTGCGAGACCGCCCTTAAACGCTGCTGGTCAACGGCTTCCCGATACGTGTTGTTTAACTGGTCACGCAGCTCCTTGGCTGCAACTAGATTGGCTGTAGCTTCTTTTATTTTTTGGGTATATCTTACCTTAATATCCAATAATTCTACTTCATATTTTTCATCGGTTCCTGGGGTAATGGCGCGTGCGTACATATCAATGACCTCATCCGTATCTTTGCTAGGAAAATACTCATGCGGAGCCGTGCTGTCAAAAATAGCGAGGCTCTTCTCAGGTACAATCACCATATCCAGGCTGTGCGGGTCCAAACCACAGTGGTACACTTCCACATCAAAACCACGAGTTTGGGCCTCCTTCACCAGCTTTTTCAGCATGGTTGACTTGCCAGAGCCTGGTCTGCCCTTGATAAAGTAACGCTTCTCCAATTGGTCTGTCAGCTTCATGATATGATCCACTGGTCCCTCTGGAGTGGCTGCACCCAAGTACATACGCCGAACCTTTGCTTCCTTCTCTAGCTGCTGCTCTCCGAAGAATAGCCCGATGACTTCTTCCGTTACACGATTTGCTTCTTCCCTGTTCAGGCTTTCAATATAAGGGGCTTCCCACTCATCATGGATGCGCAGCGCTTCGCCAAAAGCTTGATAAGCCTCTTCACTTTTGCTGAAAATCTCCTCGTACCAGGCGGCGATCCGGTCTTTGTTATCCACGAGCTGATCGGCGTCTACCATCGCCTGCAAATTGACCTGAATTTCGGTTACGCCAGGGGAAGCCGGTCTCCATATGCGTGGATAGCTTCCGTCCATGATTGCTACTTTATAGCGAGGAAAAATGACACCATCAAACTGTCCGTTCACAAAGGGAGAATGAATCCACTCCACCTCGTTAGTTTTTCGTGCCATTTGATTGCCAATCGACTCGATCAGTGGTGACGTAATTCCTTCCACTGTCCCTGTCAAAATATAAACACGCTCCAAGCCTTCCAATACGGAGTCGTAAAACGTCTTGTATCCTCGCGCAGTATTCCCTGCGGCATATATATGGCGGACTTTTTTCTTCATTGCTTTTCCCTCCTGTACATCTTCTCGCTGCGATTGAAACGATGTATTGTATGCACAAAAGGAGAAATAGGCGTCTGTCTACACCAATGGAAAAACCGCTACAAGCTATTAACGATAGCTCACAGCGGCTTTATGTCCTTCACGTACTTATTTATTCAAATCCGTCATTTTACCAGTAGACATATAAATGATCCATTCGCAGATGTTCGTAACATGATCGGCAATCCGTTCCAAATATTGCGCGACCAAGAGCAAATGCGTTCCTTGCGAAATGGCCTGGCTGTTTTTCGTCATCAATTCAATCAGATCGTGGAAAATCGTGGAGTACAGCTTATCAACAATGTCGTCGCGTGCAGCAATCTCTTCTGCCGCTTCTTTGTTGCGTGCAATATATGCATTTAAACAATCACGCACCATAGCTTTGACATGATCAGCCATCATCGGAATGTCAATGAGGGGCTTCACGTACGGGTCCGCCATCAAGCGTCGGGTTGTCTTGGAAATGGAAACGGCATGATCACCCATTCTCTCCAAATCCGTCACCAGTTTCAACATTGTTCCCAAGCGTCGCAAATCACTCCCGACTGGCTGCTGCAGTGCAATGAGACGGAAGCAATCGCTCTGTATTTCTTGCTCCAACTCATTGATCACAGGATCGCTTGCGATAACCTGTTCAGCCAATTCCGCATCCCTCTCAACCAGACTCTTTATGGATTTATGAATGGCTTCTTCCACCAATGTGCCCATCGTCATGAGTTTGCGATGCAATACATCTTGCTGTTCTTCAAAAGCATGCCGCGTCATTTCCCTCTTCCCCCTTCTTTTGTCTGACATGTCAAATGGTACAAGGCGATTGTATTGTAGAAGTAAAGCTACCATTTTGTTTGTGTAAATGTTTTTGCAGTTGTTTTTTTAGGTAAGGGGAAGGATCACTGTGAAGGTTGTCCCTCTTCCTTCCTTGCTCTCCACACTAATATGTCCGTGCAAATTTTCCACGAGATGCTTCACAATGGCGAGGCCCAAGCCTGTTCCACCTGAATCGCGGCTTCGCGCCTTGTCTACGCGATAAAACCGCTCAAAGATACGCGTGAGATCCTTTTCCGGAATGCCGATCCCGGTATCCATGACTTGAATGGTGATGTTTTGACTGTCTGCTTCTGTCTTGACGTTGATTTTTCCACCTTCAGGCGTATAGGCGATCGCATTGGTCAACAGATTCAAGATGATCTGCTGCAAGCAATCCTTATCCGTCATCAGCCAAATATCTGGCTTCGGTGAAGGGAGCGTGATCGTCAATTCCTTGCGCTGTGCCTGGTCATGCATGATGGCAACTGCCGAGCTAATCAAATCCTGCAAGTGAACCTGACTCAGATGCAATGGGATTCGCTTCTGCTCGATTTTGGAAAGTTCCAAAATATCGCGGATCATTCGGTAGAGCCGCTCGCTCTCATCCGAGATGATTTGCAGGAAGTTGCGACATGTTTCCTCGTCCTGCATCGCCCCTTCAAGCAAGGTCTCCGTGAAGCCCTTGATCGAGGTAATCGGCGTGCGTAGCTCATGCGATACGTTTGCTACAAAGTCACTGCGCATCTTCTCCAGGCGACGAATGTCGGTGATGTCATGCAACACCACGACCACACCCCTCGACTCCCCCTTGAAGTTAATATAGGGAGCAAAATTCACGTCGAGGATGCGTTCCTGCGGGTAATAAATATGTACCTCTTGGCGGAACTTCTCACTTCTGTCTAGGCACCTGTCGATGTATTGGCTGAGCCCAAAGCTCTTGCCTGCCTCGATATGCAGCTTCCCTACAATCTCATGTCCAGCAGTCCCCAACAGCTTTTCAACGGCTGGATTGACCAGCATGATCCGACGTTGCTCTGAAATGAAGATCACGCCACTCGTCATATTGGTCAGCACCCCTGCCAGGCGCTGCTGATTCTCCGAGATTTCGTACATCTGCTGCTCCAGGCTCGATGCCATGAAGTTGATCGCGCCTGCAAGCTGACCGATCTCATCCTTTGCTTTGATTCTCACACGGCTCTCGTATTGGCGCTGTGTAATGTTGCGGGCTACCCGGGTGATCTCCTCGATTGGACGAATAATGGAAAAGGAAATGCGGGAAACGACAATCGATCCTACTACCAAAGTAACCAATAAACCAGTGAGCAAGCTGTACCACATTCTGTGGATCGTATCGGTAATATCTTTCATCGACATCGCTGAACGAACAACACCGAATAT
The window above is part of the Brevibacillus antibioticus genome. Proteins encoded here:
- a CDS encoding PRK06851 family protein is translated as MKKKVRHIYAAGNTARGYKTFYDSVLEGLERVYILTGTVEGITSPLIESIGNQMARKTNEVEWIHSPFVNGQFDGVIFPRYKVAIMDGSYPRIWRPASPGVTEIQVNLQAMVDADQLVDNKDRIAAWYEEIFSKSEEAYQAFGEALRIHDEWEAPYIESLNREEANRVTEEVIGLFFGEQQLEKEAKVRRMYLGAATPEGPVDHIMKLTDQLEKRYFIKGRPGSGKSTMLKKLVKEAQTRGFDVEVYHCGLDPHSLDMVIVPEKSLAIFDSTAPHEYFPSKDTDEVIDMYARAITPGTDEKYEVELLDIKVRYTQKIKEATANLVAAKELRDQLNNTYREAVDQQRLRAVSQALVSRLTKMV
- the phoU gene encoding phosphate signaling complex protein PhoU; translated protein: MTRHAFEEQQDVLHRKLMTMGTLVEEAIHKSIKSLVERDAELAEQVIASDPVINELEQEIQSDCFRLIALQQPVGSDLRRLGTMLKLVTDLERMGDHAVSISKTTRRLMADPYVKPLIDIPMMADHVKAMVRDCLNAYIARNKEAAEEIAARDDIVDKLYSTIFHDLIELMTKNSQAISQGTHLLLVAQYLERIADHVTNICEWIIYMSTGKMTDLNK
- the pnpS gene encoding two-component system histidine kinase PnpS; this translates as MTRFRIKLTLTILGLISLVLLVMGMYFAKVLENSYLQSLNELLSRESKLIAQAVRFPEVFSDKATLEDRVKQVAPADEVRITIIDKDGQVMYDNSSHSEEMENHHDRPEMKAALQGETGISRRFSETLGYDMMYVAVPVELNNEIFGVVRSAMSMKDITDTIHRMWYSLLTGLLVTLVVGSIVVSRISFSIIRPIEEITRVARNITQRQYESRVRIKAKDEIGQLAGAINFMASSLEQQMYEISENQQRLAGVLTNMTSGVIFISEQRRIMLVNPAVEKLLGTAGHEIVGKLHIEAGKSFGLSQYIDRCLDRSEKFRQEVHIYYPQERILDVNFAPYINFKGESRGVVVVLHDITDIRRLEKMRSDFVANVSHELRTPITSIKGFTETLLEGAMQDEETCRNFLQIISDESERLYRMIRDILELSKIEQKRIPLHLSQVHLQDLISSAVAIMHDQAQRKELTITLPSPKPDIWLMTDKDCLQQIILNLLTNAIAYTPEGGKINVKTEADSQNITIQVMDTGIGIPEKDLTRIFERFYRVDKARSRDSGGTGLGLAIVKHLVENLHGHISVESKEGRGTTFTVILPLT